A single genomic interval of Stieleria maiorica harbors:
- a CDS encoding cell division protein FtsH has protein sequence MDDDETLTAYHEAGHAVVGFALGGEIESVGLYAEADDWLPERFGDCHVNWGRVDAHSDWQVQREVLTILAGPVAEMIYRGEKLHPATFGPWQHDWAWAWRRGERLMRDPRRRTQLLESVVVLLHHHLSDDLCWAAIAAVSDELLAHEYLDAEQLAETLSFWIRS, from the coding sequence ATGGACGACGACGAGACCCTGACCGCGTATCACGAAGCCGGTCACGCGGTGGTCGGCTTCGCCCTGGGCGGGGAAATCGAATCGGTCGGCCTGTACGCCGAAGCGGACGATTGGCTGCCCGAGCGGTTCGGGGATTGCCACGTCAACTGGGGGCGCGTCGACGCCCACAGCGATTGGCAAGTCCAGCGCGAGGTGTTGACGATCCTTGCCGGCCCGGTCGCGGAAATGATTTACCGCGGCGAAAAATTGCATCCGGCCACGTTCGGGCCCTGGCAACACGACTGGGCTTGGGCGTGGCGACGCGGTGAACGGCTGATGCGAGATCCACGGCGCCGCACGCAACTGTTGGAATCTGTCGTGGTGTTGCTGCACCACCACCTGAGCGACGATTTGTGCTGGGCGGCGATCGCGGCGGTCAGCGATGAATTGCTGGCCCACGAGTACCTGGATGCCGAACAATTGGCCGAAACCTTGTCGTTTTGGATCCGCAGCTGA
- a CDS encoding DUF1559 domain-containing protein yields the protein MPALDPSTSSPHRHIASRRAFTLVELLVVIAIIGILVGLLLPAVQAAREAARVIQCQNRLKQVALACHNYESAFKELPGYGGERPGFLITQRENRFRTHIGGGTWITQVLLYLEEPQLATRIQPLARSLAVTPSDRIQSLVRVPVETLHCPSRRDAEPYPLVEPYSLRYGDSGARNDYAMNGGSAEIDTSATPNSNDAPAIRLTHDGVWVLGQRTRFNTIFDGLSNTYLIGEKAMDLNKLETGDGFGDRSPLAGYHDVAISSHSYVRYAARSPKVDSRANCLECHDFGSTHYGGWNVAFADGRVTMMDYSLDLEIHRSQASVNGQEIIPYHH from the coding sequence ATGCCGGCTCTTGATCCCTCGACTTCATCGCCGCACCGCCACATCGCTTCCCGCCGCGCGTTCACGCTGGTCGAGCTGCTGGTGGTGATCGCGATCATCGGGATCTTGGTCGGATTGCTGCTGCCGGCCGTCCAGGCGGCTCGGGAGGCGGCCCGCGTGATCCAATGCCAGAACCGACTGAAGCAGGTCGCCTTGGCCTGTCACAATTACGAATCGGCGTTCAAGGAATTGCCGGGCTATGGGGGGGAGCGTCCGGGGTTCCTGATCACGCAACGCGAAAACCGCTTTCGAACCCACATCGGGGGAGGCACATGGATCACGCAGGTGCTGCTGTACCTGGAAGAACCGCAGCTGGCGACCAGGATTCAACCGCTGGCCCGATCGCTGGCCGTGACGCCATCGGATCGGATCCAGTCGCTCGTCCGCGTTCCGGTGGAAACGTTGCACTGCCCGTCACGGCGGGATGCCGAGCCGTACCCGTTGGTCGAACCGTACAGCTTGCGGTATGGCGATTCGGGAGCCAGAAACGACTATGCGATGAACGGCGGTTCGGCGGAGATCGACACCAGTGCAACGCCCAACAGCAACGATGCACCCGCGATCCGGCTAACCCACGACGGCGTCTGGGTGCTCGGACAACGGACGCGGTTCAACACGATTTTTGACGGGTTGAGCAACACCTACCTGATCGGCGAGAAGGCGATGGATCTGAACAAGCTGGAAACGGGAGACGGGTTCGGAGACCGCTCGCCGTTGGCCGGCTACCACGACGTTGCGATCTCCTCTCATTCGTACGTCCGCTACGCCGCGCGTTCTCCCAAGGTCGATTCGCGGGCCAACTGCTTGGAATGTCATGATTTCGGCTCGACGCACTACGGCGGCTGGAACGTGGCGTTCGCCGACGGGCGGGTCACCATGATGGATTACAGCTTGGATCTGGAAATCCACCGCTCCCAAGCCTCGGTCAACGGTCAAGAAATCATCCCGTACCATCACTGA
- a CDS encoding alpha/beta hydrolase, with protein sequence MIRSFRRHLLDRFVLRPSRNELVYAPKERVLVTVDRMTDEYFVEYRRARGDGTCGELSPDHQPIDLLILKFPGTAGRAERASDWPCRQLPESTVKICTWNAPGYGASSGRATLANIARRASRFWSLVTSGLPAQRPRIWLIGNSLGCATATYLASRPEVQIEGLILRNPPPLIQTVKRVARQYPLGHLTDAIAESVPPEMNLSLTAPGAQVPTVMLQSERDQLVPPALQMEVFDALPGPKRLVILEGLDHDGITTDQHEREIDQAVHWLWRRSLAFRDRPA encoded by the coding sequence ATGATTCGTTCGTTCCGCCGTCATCTGTTAGACCGATTCGTTTTGCGGCCCTCGCGAAACGAACTGGTCTATGCGCCCAAAGAACGCGTGCTGGTGACGGTCGACCGGATGACGGATGAGTATTTCGTCGAGTATCGTCGGGCCCGCGGCGACGGCACCTGCGGCGAACTCTCGCCGGACCATCAACCGATCGACCTGCTGATTCTGAAATTCCCCGGGACGGCCGGTCGCGCCGAGCGGGCGTCGGATTGGCCGTGCCGACAGCTGCCCGAATCGACGGTCAAGATCTGCACCTGGAATGCACCCGGCTACGGCGCCAGCAGCGGCCGCGCCACGCTGGCCAACATCGCCCGCCGCGCGTCTCGATTCTGGTCGCTGGTCACCAGCGGCTTGCCAGCCCAACGGCCGCGGATTTGGTTGATCGGCAACTCGCTCGGCTGTGCGACGGCCACCTATTTGGCTTCGCGGCCGGAGGTTCAGATCGAAGGGTTGATTCTGCGTAACCCGCCGCCGTTGATCCAGACCGTCAAACGCGTCGCACGGCAATACCCGCTGGGGCATTTGACCGACGCGATCGCCGAAAGCGTTCCGCCGGAAATGAACCTGTCGTTGACGGCGCCCGGTGCGCAGGTCCCGACGGTGATGCTGCAGTCCGAACGCGACCAGTTGGTCCCACCGGCGTTGCAGATGGAAGTGTTCGACGCGCTGCCCGGGCCGAAACGATTGGTGATCCTGGAAGGCCTCGATCATGACGGCATCACCACCGACCAGCATGAACGCGAAATCGACCAGGCCGTCCATTGGCTGTGGCGGCGGTCTCTGGCCTTTAGGGACCGTCCAGCTTAG
- a CDS encoding FHA domain-containing protein translates to MNYYDDDADLDFAGPYGQLTPVGGGDPIPLIKERLTIGRRAENDIQLKFNNVSGQHCRLSLEHGYWFIRDMNSRNGIKVDGRPVIRKRLDPKCKLSIARHEYLVEYDPQTLGAYGPPPADDEYLDELMRSSLMDRAGLSKRDSKKPFGNKDPE, encoded by the coding sequence GTGAATTATTACGACGACGACGCCGATCTGGATTTTGCCGGCCCCTACGGCCAGTTGACGCCCGTCGGGGGCGGTGACCCGATCCCCTTGATCAAAGAACGACTGACCATCGGCCGCCGTGCCGAAAATGACATTCAGCTGAAGTTCAATAATGTTTCCGGCCAGCATTGTCGTCTGTCCCTGGAGCACGGCTATTGGTTCATCCGCGACATGAACAGCCGCAACGGGATCAAGGTCGATGGCCGTCCGGTGATCCGCAAACGGTTGGATCCGAAGTGCAAATTGTCGATCGCGCGGCACGAATACCTGGTCGAATACGACCCGCAAACGCTCGGCGCCTACGGTCCCCCGCCGGCCGATGACGAATACCTGGACGAACTGATGCGGAGCTCGCTGATGGACCGCGCCGGGCTCAGCAAACGCGACAGCAAAAAGCCCTTCGGCAACAAGGACCCGGAGTAA
- a CDS encoding sulfatase family protein, protein MLSIALRRTALLFCCFALLDASTALAADRPNVILFIADDVSWNDYGCYGNRAARTPNIDELAAGGIRFDRAYLTASSCSPSRSSIITGRYPHNNGKAAELHQPISLHLPWFPEILKQSGYYTALSGKHHMKSTAPGKGESPRPEAFDHVDAGRVKGDSSGSANWLSVTRDRPKDQPFFFWFASYDAHRGWDADKQWKESEYGPMHRAEDVIVPPFLSDDPQTRQDLASYYNEVTRFDYRIGVVVDELRRQGVLDETLIYVLADNGRPFPRAKTRLHDSGMKTGLVAHWPKGIQWQGASEQLVSVIDLAPTVLSVAGCQIPETMQGVSMLPLFENASASVREYAFSEHNWHDYEAFGRGVRHGDHLLIINRRPELAWQGPADSVRSDSHQQLRALRESGSLNDAQADVFLSPRPEVELYDVTSDPHQLNNLTTHPEHAETRQRLVAVLRRWMDETGDSVPDKLSPDTFDRETGKPLAEDTSDSHGVMTPGEDRSADHVNAPGPR, encoded by the coding sequence ATGCTATCAATTGCCCTTCGTCGCACCGCGCTGCTTTTTTGTTGTTTCGCGCTGCTTGACGCATCAACTGCACTCGCCGCCGATCGGCCGAACGTCATCCTGTTCATCGCCGACGACGTCAGTTGGAACGATTATGGATGCTACGGCAATCGCGCCGCGCGAACGCCAAATATCGACGAACTGGCCGCCGGCGGGATTCGTTTTGATCGCGCTTACTTGACCGCCAGCAGTTGCAGCCCGTCGCGAAGCAGCATCATCACGGGGCGTTACCCGCACAACAACGGCAAGGCGGCTGAACTTCACCAGCCGATCTCGTTGCACTTGCCATGGTTCCCCGAGATCTTGAAGCAATCGGGTTATTACACGGCGCTGTCGGGCAAACATCACATGAAATCAACGGCACCGGGCAAAGGCGAATCGCCACGACCGGAGGCGTTCGATCACGTCGATGCCGGGCGGGTCAAAGGCGACTCGAGTGGTTCGGCGAATTGGTTGAGTGTGACGCGTGACCGCCCCAAAGACCAACCGTTCTTCTTTTGGTTCGCATCCTACGACGCCCATCGCGGCTGGGACGCGGACAAGCAGTGGAAGGAATCCGAGTATGGGCCGATGCACCGTGCCGAGGACGTGATTGTGCCGCCGTTCTTGTCGGACGACCCGCAAACACGTCAGGATTTGGCGTCGTACTACAACGAAGTCACTCGCTTCGACTATCGCATCGGCGTGGTCGTTGATGAACTGCGTCGGCAAGGCGTGTTGGACGAGACACTGATTTATGTGCTGGCCGACAACGGGCGACCGTTCCCGCGAGCCAAAACGCGACTGCACGATTCGGGCATGAAGACAGGCCTGGTGGCCCACTGGCCCAAGGGAATTCAGTGGCAAGGCGCGAGCGAACAATTGGTCAGCGTGATCGACCTGGCGCCGACGGTGTTGTCGGTGGCCGGATGCCAGATCCCTGAAACGATGCAAGGCGTTTCGATGTTGCCGCTGTTTGAAAACGCCTCGGCCTCCGTCCGTGAGTACGCGTTTTCGGAGCACAACTGGCACGACTACGAAGCGTTCGGGCGGGGCGTGCGTCACGGCGATCATTTGTTGATCATCAACCGGCGTCCGGAGCTGGCCTGGCAAGGCCCTGCGGATTCGGTTCGCAGCGACTCGCACCAACAACTGCGTGCCCTGCGTGAGTCGGGAAGCTTGAACGACGCCCAAGCCGATGTGTTCCTGTCGCCGCGGCCGGAGGTGGAATTGTACGACGTGACATCCGATCCGCATCAGTTGAACAATTTGACGACACACCCCGAGCACGCGGAAACCCGGCAGCGACTGGTCGCGGTGCTGCGGCGTTGGATGGACGAAACCGGGGACAGCGTGCCGGACAAATTGTCGCCCGATACGTTTGACCGCGAGACCGGAAAACCGCTCGCCGAGGACACGAGCGACAGCCACGGGGTGATGACGCCGGGTGAAGACCGCTCGGCCGACCACGTCAACGCGCCCGGGCCGCGTTGA
- a CDS encoding adenylate/guanylate cyclase domain-containing protein: protein MADLIAQGPQNYHRWRREVPDAAMRRDVVIGRSDADWNVPWDPMISRAHVRLIPQADGRLEVIAVASARNPVYHQGRHAVRFVLVPGDHFVIGKTTFTLAAATGKRSPERLGDGAAEDEVDVTENVFDHVALRRKHFRDVNARIDVLTRLPDLIASSDSDQELLVRVTSVLLQSTPSAEAVSILSAGDLQHDPEAPIEVLHYDNRSATLGGSPISRRLVQRSIEKRESILNVWASGDSMLTTSAFTAREDVDWAYCVPLRTQACRGWVIYITGKLPDTEMMTGSGSPVDISEQLHDDVKFAELVGTTMASLQQSRQLQRRQAAMSNFFAPIVMRALASGDSEKVLQPREAELTVMFCDLRGFSSRSEQDSQQLLQLLSDVSDALGVMTKHILGYDGVIGDFHGDAAMGFWGWPLAQDRSIIQAAGAALAIQAEYHRSDLGFRCGIGLAHGRAVAGQIGTKDQVKVTAFGPVVNLSSRLESMSKRFGAEIILDEAARAALLAAGRHGFRLRRLAKVRPAGFASPVEISELIGEAAIGTHQVTDALIADYEAALDLFCASDLDGALRLFRSLPTWDGPTQMMIKQILSGDSEGDVIDLPK, encoded by the coding sequence ATGGCTGATTTAATCGCACAGGGACCGCAGAATTATCATCGTTGGCGTCGGGAGGTCCCCGATGCGGCGATGCGTCGCGATGTGGTGATCGGTCGTAGTGATGCGGATTGGAACGTCCCCTGGGATCCGATGATCTCACGGGCACATGTGCGGTTGATTCCCCAAGCCGACGGTCGGCTGGAAGTGATCGCGGTCGCTTCGGCGCGGAATCCGGTTTACCACCAGGGACGTCATGCGGTTCGCTTTGTGCTGGTGCCCGGCGACCACTTTGTGATCGGCAAGACGACGTTCACGTTGGCTGCGGCGACGGGCAAACGTTCTCCGGAACGCCTGGGGGATGGTGCCGCCGAAGACGAAGTGGATGTGACCGAAAACGTGTTCGATCACGTGGCCCTGCGTCGCAAGCACTTTCGAGACGTCAATGCGCGGATCGACGTGTTGACCCGGCTTCCCGATTTGATCGCCAGCAGCGACAGCGATCAAGAATTGTTGGTTCGGGTGACGAGTGTCTTGTTGCAATCGACGCCATCGGCCGAAGCGGTCTCGATCCTGTCGGCAGGGGATCTGCAGCACGATCCGGAAGCGCCGATCGAGGTGCTGCATTACGACAATCGCAGTGCGACGCTGGGCGGTTCACCGATCAGTCGACGGTTGGTCCAACGGTCGATCGAGAAACGTGAAAGCATTTTGAATGTGTGGGCGTCGGGCGATTCGATGTTGACCACCAGTGCGTTCACGGCGCGGGAGGACGTGGATTGGGCCTACTGCGTGCCGCTCCGCACCCAGGCCTGTCGCGGATGGGTGATCTACATCACGGGAAAGCTGCCGGACACCGAGATGATGACGGGATCGGGAAGTCCGGTGGATATTTCCGAGCAACTGCACGACGACGTCAAGTTTGCCGAACTGGTCGGGACGACGATGGCCAGTTTGCAACAGAGTCGTCAGCTGCAACGTCGCCAGGCCGCGATGAGCAACTTCTTTGCGCCGATCGTGATGCGTGCGCTCGCCAGCGGTGATAGCGAGAAAGTGTTGCAGCCCCGCGAGGCCGAGCTGACGGTGATGTTCTGTGACCTGCGCGGGTTCTCCAGCCGCAGCGAACAGGACTCACAGCAATTGTTGCAACTGTTGTCCGACGTCAGCGATGCGCTGGGCGTGATGACCAAACACATCCTCGGCTATGACGGGGTGATCGGCGACTTTCACGGCGACGCGGCGATGGGGTTTTGGGGATGGCCGCTGGCGCAGGACCGGTCGATCATCCAAGCCGCCGGTGCGGCCCTGGCGATCCAGGCCGAATACCATCGGTCGGACCTGGGGTTCCGCTGCGGCATCGGACTGGCCCACGGCCGTGCGGTTGCCGGACAGATCGGCACCAAGGATCAAGTCAAGGTGACGGCCTTTGGTCCGGTCGTGAACCTGTCCAGCCGGTTGGAGTCGATGTCCAAACGCTTCGGGGCGGAGATCATTCTTGACGAAGCGGCTCGGGCCGCATTGCTGGCAGCCGGCCGGCACGGATTCCGACTCCGGCGACTGGCCAAAGTCCGTCCCGCCGGCTTTGCCAGTCCGGTCGAGATTTCGGAACTGATCGGCGAGGCCGCCATCGGGACGCACCAAGTCACCGACGCACTGATCGCCGACTACGAAGCGGCACTGGATCTGTTTTGTGCCTCGGACCTGGACGGCGCGCTGCGGTTGTTTCGCTCCCTGCCGACCTGGGACGGGCCGACGCAAATGATGATCAAGCAGATCCTTTCGGGCGACAGCGAGGGTGACGTGATCGACCTGCCCAAATGA
- a CDS encoding TIGR01212 family radical SAM protein (This family includes YhcC from E. coli K-12, an uncharacterized radical SAM protein.) codes for MTNSHCNDRLAWQREGLPFNAFGAALRRRFGGRIQRVSIDAGFTCPNVDGAVARGGCNFCDNRSFSPSRRVRLKRVGEQLDGGITSVRRRYKQVAGFLAYFQPATNTYAPVDQLEEVFQMALRWHPDIVGLAIGTRPDCIPESVVDLTRKLAQDHYVSLELGMQTMHQPGLDWMNRAHNHEHLVNAIDRCRGQGFECCVHIILGIPGETHAMMMQTADEVARLGFDAIKLHNLYAVQGTPLGEEVASGKIQLMQQDTYVATVVDFLQRIPPTTIVERISGDAPPKYLIGPQWCLEKSTLKLQIETEFKRRGTRQGSHYRPPTLLPENRPRPADNTPASIRSQIDVRGRLPVLKMESRIESGSGG; via the coding sequence TTGACAAATTCCCATTGTAACGATCGTTTGGCTTGGCAGCGCGAAGGGTTGCCGTTCAACGCGTTCGGCGCCGCGCTGCGACGTCGCTTCGGCGGGCGAATCCAGCGGGTCAGTATCGACGCCGGATTCACCTGTCCAAACGTCGACGGCGCCGTCGCCCGCGGTGGTTGTAATTTCTGTGACAACCGCTCGTTCAGCCCCTCACGCCGCGTGCGGCTGAAACGCGTCGGGGAACAATTGGACGGCGGAATCACCAGCGTCCGCAGGCGTTACAAGCAGGTCGCGGGGTTTTTGGCGTATTTCCAGCCCGCCACCAACACCTACGCCCCGGTCGATCAACTCGAAGAAGTCTTTCAGATGGCGCTGCGCTGGCACCCGGACATCGTCGGGCTGGCCATCGGCACCCGCCCCGATTGCATCCCCGAAAGTGTCGTCGACTTGACTCGTAAGCTGGCCCAGGACCACTACGTCTCCCTGGAACTGGGGATGCAAACGATGCATCAGCCGGGGCTCGATTGGATGAACCGCGCCCACAACCACGAGCACCTGGTCAATGCCATCGACCGCTGCCGCGGTCAAGGGTTTGAGTGCTGCGTCCACATCATTTTGGGCATCCCGGGCGAAACGCACGCGATGATGATGCAGACGGCCGACGAAGTGGCACGGCTGGGGTTCGATGCGATCAAATTGCACAATCTGTATGCCGTCCAAGGCACACCGCTGGGCGAAGAAGTCGCCAGCGGAAAAATTCAATTGATGCAACAGGACACTTACGTCGCCACCGTCGTCGATTTCCTGCAGCGCATCCCCCCCACGACGATCGTCGAACGGATCAGCGGCGACGCACCGCCGAAGTACCTGATCGGTCCCCAGTGGTGCCTGGAAAAATCCACGCTGAAACTGCAAATCGAAACGGAATTCAAACGTCGCGGCACTCGCCAAGGCTCCCATTATCGCCCCCCGACTCTGTTGCCGGAAAACCGCCCCCGTCCGGCCGACAACACCCCCGCATCGATCCGATCGCAAATCGATGTGCGGGGACGCTTGCCGGTGCTGAAGATGGAAAGCCGAATCGAATCCGGGAGCGGCGGTTAG
- a CDS encoding protein kinase domain-containing protein gives MPRSLQWSTVIAEGENTSKTDGGLEEGESDGVSNEDQTQYQTEGGRSTSKRLSMQATTPPADVPGYRLERFLGSGAFGQVWVGRDLNTGRPVAIKFFLHRGGVNWSLLSHEVKNLVQLSSDRHIVQVLEVGWDSDPPYYVMELVTGGSLEEELTERGAMPVAESVQMFRKICIGLNHSHSKGVLHCDLKPANILLGEDHEPRLADFGQSRMTHDQSPSLGTLFYMAPEQADLESTPSSAWDVYAVGAIMYRMLTGGPPYREDSIIEQLDTAGSLPKRLQRYRESIQKASPPVRHIQRSGVDRELSRIVSCCLAANPEDRFTNVQEILDRLDRREEMRAKRPLMLLGILGPLLLLVATSIFAARTINRASEGTKQALRKEAFSSNQLAAKFAARTLESELERYFRLCRDEIDEPGFRASLAAALDDPAVSRNLKIIADQGTSERALKMVDTRDTLLDLPARVAMDQYLDERLKQYTRESEDSRIPRLATMFVTDRWGTIFSIAYDSPVARDQNSAGRNYAYRTYYHAQKNDLPKNTPIDSIQPLDHMHLSAAFQSTATGLWKVAISGPVYLSEDRSGEPDAVFVATVNLGDFELLQGDEGANQVAVLVEAREGKVRGTILQHPYLEARHRAGMRNAGDPYKVAADKMDDLLRGGDVDYQDPVAVAEDAQAYGGNWIAAMQPVAVPGEGKFGSGGDNQADLLVLVQYRLSKVFAPVGVMKQTLLWEGAAALLSILLVSGTLWIFVRRVDDERIHRGRRRDPDSPHVPATVREPAEGDTSKRAAGVDITETQQAPAQAD, from the coding sequence GTGCCTCGGTCGCTACAATGGAGCACGGTGATCGCAGAAGGTGAAAATACATCGAAGACGGACGGTGGGCTCGAAGAGGGCGAGAGTGACGGAGTGAGCAACGAAGATCAAACGCAGTATCAAACCGAGGGCGGCCGATCGACCAGCAAAAGGCTGTCGATGCAGGCTACGACACCCCCGGCCGATGTCCCAGGGTATCGGCTGGAGCGATTTTTGGGCAGCGGCGCATTCGGGCAGGTCTGGGTCGGGCGGGACTTGAACACCGGCCGACCGGTCGCGATCAAGTTCTTCTTGCACCGTGGCGGTGTCAATTGGTCGCTGCTCAGCCACGAAGTCAAAAACCTGGTGCAATTGTCCTCCGATCGCCACATCGTCCAAGTGCTGGAAGTCGGCTGGGACAGCGATCCGCCGTATTATGTGATGGAACTGGTCACGGGGGGCTCGCTGGAGGAGGAACTGACCGAGCGAGGGGCGATGCCGGTCGCCGAGTCGGTTCAGATGTTTCGCAAGATCTGTATCGGGCTCAACCACAGCCACAGCAAGGGGGTGCTGCACTGCGATCTCAAACCGGCCAACATCCTGTTGGGCGAGGACCACGAACCGCGATTGGCTGACTTTGGCCAAAGCCGGATGACGCACGACCAGTCGCCGTCCTTGGGAACGCTGTTTTACATGGCGCCCGAACAGGCCGATCTGGAGTCCACGCCCAGCAGTGCCTGGGATGTTTACGCGGTCGGGGCGATCATGTACCGGATGCTGACCGGTGGCCCGCCGTACCGCGAGGATTCGATCATCGAACAACTCGACACGGCCGGTTCCTTGCCCAAGCGGTTGCAACGCTACCGCGAATCGATCCAAAAGGCCTCGCCGCCGGTCCGCCACATCCAACGCTCCGGTGTGGACCGCGAACTGTCCCGGATCGTCAGCTGTTGTCTTGCCGCGAACCCCGAGGACCGCTTTACCAACGTCCAGGAGATTCTGGATCGATTGGATCGCCGCGAGGAAATGCGTGCGAAGCGACCGCTGATGTTGCTGGGGATTCTCGGGCCGCTGTTGTTGTTGGTCGCCACCAGCATCTTCGCGGCACGAACGATCAACCGTGCCAGCGAAGGAACGAAGCAGGCGCTGCGAAAGGAAGCCTTCAGCAGCAACCAGTTGGCGGCGAAGTTTGCCGCGCGCACGCTTGAAAGCGAACTGGAACGCTACTTTCGATTGTGCCGTGACGAAATCGACGAACCCGGTTTTCGAGCGTCCCTTGCCGCCGCGCTCGATGACCCGGCGGTCAGTCGCAATCTGAAAATCATCGCCGACCAGGGCACCAGCGAACGGGCCCTGAAAATGGTCGACACCCGCGACACGCTGCTGGATCTGCCCGCGCGCGTCGCGATGGATCAATACTTGGACGAACGCTTGAAACAGTACACGCGGGAAAGCGAGGATTCGCGGATCCCGCGATTGGCGACGATGTTTGTCACCGACCGCTGGGGCACCATTTTTTCCATCGCCTATGACAGCCCGGTCGCACGTGATCAGAACAGTGCCGGACGCAATTACGCGTATCGGACGTACTACCACGCCCAGAAAAACGACCTGCCCAAAAACACCCCGATCGATTCGATCCAACCGCTCGATCACATGCACCTGTCGGCCGCCTTCCAGTCCACCGCGACGGGGCTGTGGAAGGTCGCGATCAGCGGTCCGGTGTACTTGTCCGAGGATCGATCCGGCGAGCCCGACGCGGTGTTCGTGGCCACGGTCAATCTGGGTGACTTTGAATTGCTGCAAGGCGACGAGGGGGCCAATCAGGTCGCCGTGCTGGTCGAGGCTCGGGAAGGCAAGGTGCGCGGAACGATCTTGCAGCACCCGTACCTGGAAGCCCGACACCGGGCGGGGATGCGCAACGCCGGAGACCCGTACAAGGTCGCGGCCGACAAGATGGACGACCTGCTGCGCGGCGGCGATGTCGATTACCAAGACCCCGTGGCAGTCGCCGAAGACGCCCAGGCCTATGGGGGCAATTGGATCGCGGCGATGCAACCGGTCGCCGTACCCGGCGAAGGCAAGTTCGGATCCGGCGGCGACAATCAGGCCGATCTGCTGGTGCTGGTTCAGTACCGACTGAGCAAGGTGTTCGCGCCGGTCGGGGTGATGAAACAGACCCTGCTGTGGGAAGGTGCCGCAGCCTTGCTGTCGATCTTGCTGGTCAGCGGCACGCTCTGGATCTTCGTCCGCCGCGTCGACGACGAACGGATCCATCGCGGACGCCGCCGAGATCCAGATTCACCCCACGTTCCCGCGACCGTCCGCGAGCCGGCCGAAGGGGACACTTCCAAACGTGCGGCGGGGGTCGACATCACCGAGACACAACAGGCTCCGGCTCAAGCGGACTGA